The following are from one region of the Paenibacillus sp. JZ16 genome:
- a CDS encoding sensor histidine kinase, with the protein MKWKLTGRYLVSVVLIVVIVIIMNIVVIIGLFILQSVNEDLPILNRQTSAESISRSFQEHIVITESGALISEKGKEILEKNQAWVQILDEDGGEIYRYLAPEEAKTKYAPVDIVQIYKYVEKEVLSTVFVGEKKGFEHRYSYLVGFTTPYLERQVLTFDSRNFAQMFKVFSVSIIIIDGLIALCIAYIFSKRLTKPMFILIDSIKRLAGRDYNVYHQPEGIYKDVFANINLLSQELKSSEKERKKLDAMKEEWIGNISHDIKTPLASIQGYAEMIKDTEYQFSMDEIRDYAGIIEGKSKYLRDVIEDLNLSTRLRNKELTLKKKNVNIVSLVRNVVIDTLNDPRYANRDIDFSSSHEVIKIEVDDILIRRAISNLIYNAIVHNREDISIKVQVEKYDEHILIRIEDNGKGIKQEELGRIFDRYYRGTNTGELHKGSGLGMAITHDIVIAHGGNIQVHSTVGQGTVLEIKLERNSAQ; encoded by the coding sequence ATGAAGTGGAAGCTGACCGGCAGGTATTTGGTCTCCGTGGTTCTTATCGTTGTCATCGTTATTATTATGAATATTGTGGTGATTATCGGCTTATTCATTCTACAATCGGTGAATGAGGATCTTCCAATCTTAAATAGGCAAACCTCAGCGGAATCGATATCCCGATCCTTCCAGGAACATATCGTAATAACGGAATCGGGTGCTTTGATAAGCGAGAAGGGCAAGGAGATTCTGGAGAAGAATCAAGCGTGGGTTCAAATTCTGGATGAGGATGGCGGGGAAATCTACCGCTATCTTGCTCCGGAGGAGGCCAAAACGAAGTACGCCCCCGTCGATATCGTGCAAATTTATAAGTATGTCGAGAAGGAAGTGCTGTCCACCGTTTTCGTTGGCGAAAAAAAGGGTTTCGAGCATCGTTACAGTTACTTGGTTGGATTTACGACTCCATACCTGGAGCGGCAAGTGTTAACCTTCGATTCCCGGAACTTTGCTCAGATGTTTAAGGTCTTTAGTGTTTCCATCATCATTATTGATGGATTGATTGCCTTATGCATCGCTTATATCTTCAGCAAGCGGCTGACCAAACCCATGTTTATCTTAATCGACAGCATTAAGCGTTTAGCTGGTCGTGATTATAACGTCTATCATCAACCTGAGGGGATTTATAAGGACGTGTTCGCCAATATCAATCTTTTGTCGCAAGAGCTGAAATCAAGCGAGAAGGAAAGAAAGAAATTGGATGCAATGAAGGAAGAGTGGATCGGAAATATCTCGCATGACATCAAAACGCCTCTTGCTTCGATTCAAGGCTATGCGGAGATGATCAAGGACACGGAATATCAGTTCTCCATGGATGAAATACGGGATTACGCCGGGATCATCGAAGGAAAGTCCAAATATTTGCGAGACGTGATTGAGGACTTGAATCTGTCGACCCGCTTGAGGAATAAAGAGCTGACGTTGAAGAAGAAAAATGTAAACATCGTAAGCCTGGTACGCAATGTCGTCATCGATACTCTCAATGACCCCAGGTATGCCAACCGGGACATTGATTTTAGCAGCAGTCATGAGGTTATTAAAATCGAGGTTGACGATATTCTGATACGCCGAGCGATCAGCAATCTGATCTATAATGCAATTGTTCATAACCGTGAGGATATTTCGATCAAGGTCCAGGTTGAGAAGTATGATGAGCATATCCTGATCCGTATAGAGGACAATGGAAAGGGCATTAAGCAGGAGGAGCTTGGAAGAATCTTCGATCGCTACTACCGTGGGACCAATACGGGAGAACTCCATAAGGGATCAGGTCTTGGCATGGCGATTACGCATGACATTGTGATTGCGCATGGAGGGAATATTCAAGTTCATAGCACGGTTGGCCAAGGCACGGTTCTTGAAATCAAACTGGAACGGAACAGCGCCCAATAG
- a CDS encoding YugN-like family protein has translation MINLESRLENIEDRFVNIDTYLCKHEFTLAGNWDYKHGYLDRRLDQERMVWLRIPFLVTKGSLDGECGGCHATIKLGRPFVFRHIYNTGTDKHAAPRLLGALFDQFQAPIDPDASVDEMWIEQARKVLDEVETGYLH, from the coding sequence ATGATTAATTTGGAATCGAGATTGGAGAATATCGAAGACCGTTTTGTGAATATAGACACCTATCTATGTAAACATGAGTTTACGTTAGCCGGCAATTGGGATTATAAGCATGGTTATCTGGACAGGCGCTTGGATCAGGAGCGGATGGTGTGGCTTCGGATCCCTTTTCTGGTCACCAAAGGCAGCCTGGATGGCGAATGCGGCGGTTGTCATGCTACGATAAAGCTCGGCCGTCCATTCGTATTTAGACATATATACAATACGGGAACCGACAAGCATGCAGCACCTCGTTTATTAGGAGCACTCTTTGATCAATTCCAGGCTCCGATCGACCCTGACGCATCGGTGGACGAGATGTGGATTGAACAAGCACGAAAAGTCTTGGATGAAGTGGAGACAGGGTACTTGCACTGA
- a CDS encoding response regulator transcription factor, which produces MAFDQKVLVVDDETDIVRLLQTVLIKEGIDQVYTAGSAEAAWVEFQKWQPDLVILDIMLPDGEGYEVCKKIRSVSNVPIFFLSAKTEEIDKILGFAIGGDDYITKPFSPKEVAYRIKARFRRPDVTEQVDKPNRVIKKGPFELDEEKIELKKDGKVIPLKPKELGLLTLLLKHPGQIISKESLYDQVWGEEFFGFDNTVMVHIRRLREKIEEDPSNPRYLLTVKGLGYKLVVEDE; this is translated from the coding sequence TTGGCATTTGATCAAAAGGTACTTGTCGTTGATGATGAGACGGATATTGTCAGGCTTCTTCAAACCGTACTGATCAAGGAAGGCATCGATCAGGTGTATACTGCGGGATCAGCGGAAGCAGCATGGGTTGAATTCCAGAAATGGCAGCCTGATCTTGTTATTCTGGATATCATGCTCCCGGACGGAGAAGGATACGAAGTATGCAAGAAAATTCGCAGCGTCTCCAATGTTCCGATATTCTTCTTATCGGCCAAGACGGAAGAAATTGATAAAATCCTGGGATTCGCCATCGGCGGCGACGATTACATTACCAAGCCATTTAGTCCGAAGGAAGTGGCTTACCGGATCAAAGCCCGGTTTCGGAGACCGGATGTTACGGAGCAAGTGGACAAACCGAATCGCGTGATAAAGAAAGGCCCCTTTGAATTAGATGAAGAGAAGATAGAGCTGAAGAAGGACGGCAAAGTCATTCCACTAAAACCGAAAGAGCTGGGACTGCTCACGCTGCTGCTTAAGCATCCGGGCCAGATCATTAGTAAGGAAAGTTTATATGATCAGGTCTGGGGTGAGGAATTCTTCGGTTTTGATAATACCGTGATGGTTCACATCCGGAGGCTGCGGGAGAAAATAGAAGAGGACCCTTCCAATCCCCGGTATCTGCTCACGGTAAAAGGCCTTGGGTATAAGCTTGTCGTAGAGGATGAATAA
- a CDS encoding DUF2512 family protein: protein MKLLVKLLVHGVLITALLVALTDASFTGAVLTALGIGIVAYLVGDLYILPRTSNMMATIADAGLVFVMLWVIGGVANWTIDFSEVLLIAVLAGSFEYLYHMWLRGEHLFEKRRRAS from the coding sequence ATGAAACTGCTTGTTAAGTTGTTGGTGCATGGAGTCTTGATTACGGCACTGCTGGTTGCACTTACCGATGCTTCGTTCACAGGCGCTGTCTTGACGGCATTAGGCATTGGCATCGTCGCTTATTTGGTGGGGGATTTATATATTCTGCCCCGAACCAGCAATATGATGGCAACGATTGCGGATGCCGGCTTAGTATTTGTGATGCTGTGGGTCATCGGTGGAGTTGCAAACTGGACTATCGATTTCTCGGAGGTCCTGCTGATTGCAGTACTTGCAGGAAGCTTTGAGTATTTGTATCATATGTGGCTCAGGGGCGAGCATTTGTTTGAAAAGAGACGGCGGGCCTCGTAA